From Epinephelus fuscoguttatus linkage group LG17, E.fuscoguttatus.final_Chr_v1:
TGCTGATGTatttttgtaagtgtgtgtgtgttagagagagaaaatgacCAGACATGAAGGAATGTATGTTCATTGTCATGGGGTGCTTCCAGAGGCCTCATTCAAAGGTGGTGTACGTGCTTCATGTGAGGAGCCGCTGGGTGTCTCGAAATTAACATAAGATGAGGACTTTGTAGGTGATCCAGAGTCCCATGGTAAACACTCTGGACCGGATCGAGTGTTACACAACATTGTTTTGCCTCTCCTCGTGCTGTTGTAATACGTGACTCTGTAAGTGAGACAAAGTGTATAAAGCTGAGGGGATTCATTTATTGGGATATTTGGGTCTATGCAAAGCTGCACCACAATCTTCTCTGACTTCAGATCTGTTAGCCTGTAGTATGTAGTATATATTCAAGTAAGGACAAGTGAAGTTCAAGCTCTCCACATCaggatgtgtgcgtgtgtgtttacctttgtgcaaagctgtcttttatttctccATAAAGATACACCTACTACATTATGGGACAGGCTAGATGTGTGATTTAGCCATGGgtgtattatatattattatattattatatataattataatattgtGTCTCATtgcgtttgttttgtgtctcttggtggtcattttgtgtctccttgaggctgttttgtgtttctttgtagtcattttttatgtctccttgtggtcattttgtctccttttggttgttttgtgtctccttgtagtcattttgagtctccctttggctgttttgtgtctctttgtagtcattttttgtctccctTTGGCTGTTTATGTCTtattgtggctgttttgtgtctttttgtagttgttttgtgtctctttgttgatttttatttcctgcttgtggttgttttatgtctctttgtagtcattttgtgtctccttgtgtttgttttgtgtctctttgtagtcattttgtgtctccttgtggctgttttgtgtctctttgtgataatgttgtgtctccttgtgtctgttttgtgtctctttgtggtaattttgtgtctccttgtagttgttttgtgtctctttgtggtcatttcgtGTCTCcttttggctgttttgtgtctccttgtagtcattttttgtctccctgtggttatttgtgtctcattgtggctgttttgtgtctttttgtagtcattttgagtctccttgtggctgttttgtgtctttttgtagttgttttgtgtttctttgtagtcatttcgtGTCTCcttttggctgttttgtgtctctttgtagtcattttttgtctccctgtggttatttgtgtctcattgtggctgttttgtgtgtttttgtagttgttttgtgtctctttgtagtcattttgtgtctccttgtggctgttttgtgtctctttgagtcatttttttgtcttattgaagtaattttgtgtatttttgaggtaatctctctttttttggtttctttgcatctctctggTCATTTctagtctcttcctggtcagtatgtttttttgtttttgttttcgttttttgttttgatgagaTGGACCAGCAGTGTTAATTTTTCACACCCAGTGGACCCGttcaataatccatccatcaTAATGGCAAGCCCTATTAACATGTGGCCATCCTCGTACTCCACTTTATCCCAAATGATCATAAAACATCCTGTAATTTTGATAAAGTGCACCTGTTAGGCCCAGCAGATACTCAAGGCATGaaaaagcttctttttttttttttttaaatcaattcgTGGCTGCACTTTTAAGGAATAGTGTGCACTTTGAGTAAATTGAGCCAAATGGgagtgttgtttgtttgtgctggAGGAGCTTCTTTGTTCAAGTTGAAGTGAACGCTGATAAGACAGACGAGATTATGAGATGTGGCATCATAGGCCTATTAGAGCTGGAGACAGAAAGCTTGGGATGCACAGTCTTACATAGTTACATAATAAGATTGCTTTATGCTGAAGACTGAATCACATATTTTGTTGCATGCAGAAATAGGATGCTGTTATCTGCAGGAGGCTGTGGCAACTACTTGATGAGCTGACACAGTTGCTAATAACCACAAGGAACATGTTTATGAGTATCaccataataataatgatgatgataacaaTTAGTCACTTGTTTAGGGAACAAGTAACAGGTGCTAGAGGCATGGGAGAATGAAAGGAAGAGGGAGTGTCAATGAGCCAGGCGGTCAAACCGCTGTGAAACATAATTATAGTTCAAACAATAGTGATGGATTGCCCTTGTCGTTGCCATTATCACAAAATGACTTGATTATGAGTTGGGCAGAGCTCCCAAGAGCCTGTCAAGTTTCCAAGCAATCTGCACTGGGTGCCCATGCATACCAGCAGATCATTGATGTCCTTGTGTGTCGTCCTTGTCCAGAGCTTCTTGATATGAAAACAGGCTTGATGCATGCTCCTGAGGTATGCATGTGGAAATTTACTTCCACTTGTTTTGATTGCAAAAGAGATACTATCACCATGCAAATAGCATTGAACGATAATATCGGTTAACCTGCATGTGCCCTCTGCTGTTAGGCAGCTTTTTCAGTGGGAATTGGgctacaaaaaaacataagCAAGTTTGGTTGATGGTTATGTTGCAATTTAGAGATTATGAGAAAATAAACCAGATTGTAATTAAGCCCTGGAATATATAACATATACCAAGGGTCTTCAATGTTTGtcaggccaaggaccccttagGTCAAATAGAGACGGAGCAGGGACCCCCACTACATATATCACCTTGCCATTAAAGATAGGTGCTGCGCTGTgatttaacgttagctagctcacgGTTGCACAAGAATCAGGAACAATTAGCCAATCATTAATGTTGagtactgtaaattaaatgggTTTCTTTCAATGAACAAGGCAATTTATCTTTGCTTATATGTTGGATTCATGTTAATGTATATTTTCAACacacttaaaggagctatatgtacgaaatctaaagcaaatagtcgtaaaatcatcctaatatgtcacagagacaaagaaataCTGtccatataacatactgatctcaccgacaacaatagtacagccaaaatattcgcatttaaaaaacatttttacagtccgcaaatcatgtttatgttttgaatttgtgttttggcctgttgcgccacccaccgccgtctaccagtcacgcagtcagtagagtcagagtctcagcatcagttacagttacaactgagctacagcagcatggcaagcagcattaggGGCATgactcgcagcagtattttgaatttgagtgcagtaaccgttttggccacattcttacatacagcgcctttaaattttgtgtttaaaaaaaccccTTAAATTATCAGGCAATTTAGTGGCCCCAGTGCATAACTCTGAGGACCCCCTGTTGTAGACCCAgggcatatactgtatatcattttatttatttcagtggtGGCAACATTTGAGTTCAAGGCctaaatacaaatgaaaaaaatctcaaaCAAAATCCTGAATTTGAATAAAGTAATTCATCAGATTATATAagttatttatgttgtttgatTGCTGCTAGACTGCCCTGTTACAAAGGTGCAGGCCACACTTTGTTTGTGGCAAACAGATGAGCAAAGAGATTATTGAGCTCAGTGAAAATCATTTTTGAAACTCTTAACACCAGCGAATATGGACTGAAGCAGGATATGACATTAGATAAAACGTGTTGTGAAATTTGGAAATGATTATGTCCATGTTTTTTCAATGCTTTTTGACTTTACAACGCTGTGGTGTAACTGGATGTGTTTGGATCACAGGAGTGAGAAAAACAATCCTATGCAACCACCACATGAATGTAATTCTACAAGTAGtataatatttgaatatttgaatgttgATTTTGAACTCAAATGTCAAGCTGTAATCTATTCCTTACAGCCCTATTTTAGCTAGTCTTTTTTCTGAGTTTCATAGTTATTAGCTGTTTGTGTCATCTAAATTATATTACAATTAAGCATGAGCAGCAGCCAATATGTTATACCACTGCATGAGTAAAAGCTGTTGGATATGTATAAGGACTTTGTTCGAGGACAGAGAACTGCTGTCCATGGTTCTAACCAGGTGTGTGCAGGTTTTTGGGATGACAGGTGGCCCAATAAATGGATATGTAAAGCATTGACATAtggtttttatttgtctgtgaTAAAGGAAGTGGCGTTGTGTTTGCATGTCCATGTTGGGAAGGAGCCAACAAAAACATTACCACATTTTGCAATCATATTTCTTAACACTGACACTGACTACACAACCCAAGTATGCTGCATAGATCGTGCAGAGGGCATGAACCACAGTGCCAAGAAACGTTTTCACATACGTAGCCATTGAGAGATACTTGTTTGTGCCACCACAATACAGCAAAGGTGAAAGGAAAATCCACAGTAACAAGAACGCTTTTTCTGGAAACATGCATTTAAGTTTTTAACCacttaagataagataagcttTTAAAAGCAGATAAAATGACCCTGTAATACAGTCAGTTTCTTTCAGTGTAAATATATAGGTCATCTATCATACTGCTCTCTGTTCCTTACAGTGCCACCCATTGACTAAAGCCACAGGACAGGATATCAACATGACCTAGTAACCTCTAAGACAAGTGAGCCTGCTGCAAATGTTTAACTCTGCCTGCGTGAGGGGAGCAAGAGCAGTGCAAACATTAAAGTCCCCTGTGGTGAAAGATCGAGGCCTGACAGACACGCCTGGCCAGTGTGTCTCGCGGAGTTTGCGGGAGGTGGCCGACATCATCGGTGGACATTAACGCCACACTGTGCAGTAGTGACCTTGAACTGATTAACAACTGGATGCTATTGAGCTGAGAGCCCATTCTCACAAAACAGCCCCTGTGTTGTTTGAGTTTTCTCAAGCAAATAAGGTCACTTTGAACTACTTCCaaagcttttatgtgcaaaataTCACTTTATGCCATATGATACGCTAGAGAgcagtttgtctttgttgtttaaaaaggtacagtgtgcaagatttaagggatttagtggcatctagccgtgaggattgcagattgcaacctgcTGCAACTTCCCACAAATAGAATTCCTACAGTTTTCATTgataagggtttttttttttaccaggagctgaatcatCCCCAGAcgtctcctctccaaaacaaacagacccgctaatttaaaccagtaacaacagtgaataaagcagctCATTCCAAGGTAACAATAACACAACGGTTggttatacactaaagaaaacatatctataatattccatttctgccaatatatccccctaaatcttacacactggacttttaaacagatgtttaaGTATGATAAAAACTTGTCCAGCAACTTAAGATTTTCAGAAATAGTCAcacatttatttgctttttcatTGGCAAGATAGTGTGGCAAGgttcaaaacacaaaatgtcatcaaacaAGTATTCATTAACCTGCAAGCACTGCACTTTTCATGCCTAATGTtgtggagaaaataaaatgtccaaagaCGACTTGACGCTCAATGCACACCTAAAACCTCTTGATCCTTTTACTGCTGAATGATGAAAGCCATTTTTCTCGGTATTTCCAAACACCATTTAGACGTGACAGTGACACGGTGCTGATCTTGATTGCTTCCTGTACTTCACTGGCCCCGTCTCAGCGAACATTGATAACGTCCCCTTTCACCATGCTCCACTTCACTAGCAGCCGAGCCACGGATCCTCTCTGTTTGTCCTGGAGATGAAAGCAATCTTTCTGGCCATTTCCATGTGGTAGATCCGCCTGCAGTTCTCAAAGTTCTTCCGCTGTCGCTCTCGGCAGGGCTTCTCGAAGTAGCGCTTGCGCTTCACTGTGTCAATAATCCCATCCTGAGACAGATACCTGGAGTATGTagagaaaatgtgtgaaaaGCTGACACTTGGGGTTGCAATCAAGACACTACAGAAATAGGATATCACAATAGAAGTGAAACTGGCAGAACACAGGTGTTAATATAGTAAGTGCATTTCCTAACTGTTAACCCTCAAGACAACCAAACACACAATTAGATTATCGTACAGTTTAGACCCTTTTAGTCTGGATTTATGGATATTTTTAGTTACACATTTTATTGAAAACACATTCAAATCAAAGCCAAGAAGGCACTGACACTGCTTACATCAGCAAATGCTTtacaaaaattattttaattatacaTTTCATACTGTACCTGGGAATAGGGCTTAAATCAGAATACACATTACAGTAGCCAGTGACTggatacagtatgtgtgtgagatttGTTTCTtattatcataataataataataataatacagtggGTCACAAAAATGTCTTAGTTTGCAGTGTTCgcacattcattttttaaattcctgGTTCTgcacagaaaatgtatttttcaaatcTATTAACACCTTGTTTGAGATGTGTTCTGACTAATAGacaagtaaaagaaaataactAAGCAGAGAAAATAATTATCATTAAGTCACAATATCAATTTAAAGAGGAACACAACCTacattaagaattccaatatgttgtTTCCATGGCCTAGCAAAGTCCaccaatatttgtgaacatgagctactctctcaaagccataaaccagagaagtaagtctcaaacttgtgatgtcacagtccGAAGCTACTCCATAGACCGTGAGTaacctgattttgtggacccacataatgtttgttttctcttttatacccacaAAAGCTTTATTATATTGtggtgttctcagttctgacaCAGAAAATATACCCATGTGCTCAGACCACCCTCCTagattttttcatgttttgtacatgcatttttggactgtcttagatcATAGGAATAATGTATCAATTTTGAAGTgggcgtagttcccctttaatccAAAAGGGACTTCAGGTCTGAAATAATTCACGAAACAAATGACCCTGCTACAGTGGTAGTCACTTTCATAAAGCTTGACAGTGTTCaacataaaatgaataaagaaaaagga
This genomic window contains:
- the mrps21 gene encoding 28S ribosomal protein S21, mitochondrial, with amino-acid sequence MLVTCFQPVDNSASTGLIMSRHLRFIARTVMVKNGDVDTAFKNLTRYLSQDGIIDTVKRKRYFEKPCRERQRKNFENCRRIYHMEMARKIAFISRTNREDPWLGC